The following coding sequences lie in one Apium graveolens cultivar Ventura chromosome 3, ASM990537v1, whole genome shotgun sequence genomic window:
- the LOC141713348 gene encoding ubiquitin-conjugating enzyme E2 28-like, translating into MASKRISKELKDLQKDPPASCSAGPVGEDMFHWQATIMGPADSPFSGGVFLVTIHFPPDYPFKPPKVSFRTKVYHPNINSNGSICLDILKEQWSPALTVSKVLLSICSLLTDPNPDDPLVPEIAHTYKTDRAKYETTARSWTQKYAMG; encoded by the exons ATGGCTTCAAAGAGGATCTCAAAGGAGTTGAAGGATTTGCAGAAGGATCCTCCTGCTTCATGCAGTGCTG GACCTGTTGGTGAAGACATGTTCCATTGGCAAGCCACCATTATGGGACCTGCAGATAGCCCTTTTTCTGGTGGAGTGTTTCTGGTGACTATTCATTTCCCACCTGATTACCCGTTCAAGCCTCCTAAG GTTTCATTCAGGACCAAGGTTTACCATCCGAATATTAACAGCAACGGTAGCATCTGCCTTGACATCCTCAAGGAGCAGTGGAGTCCTGCACTGACAGTATCCAAG GTTCTGCTTTCAATTTGCTCCTTGCTCACTGAtccaaatcctgatgatccatTAGTCCCTGAAATTGCTCATACGTACAAGACTGATAGAGCCAAGTACGAGACTACTGCACGATCTTGGACCCAGAAATATGCTATGGGCTAA